Proteins encoded by one window of Capra hircus breed San Clemente chromosome 8, ASM170441v1, whole genome shotgun sequence:
- the BICD2 gene encoding protein bicaudal D homolog 2 isoform X1 — translation MATMSAPSEEEEYARLVMEAQPEWLRAEVKRLSHELAETTREKIQAAEYGLAVLEEKHQLKLQFEELEVDYEAIRGEMEQLKEAFGQAHTNHKKVAADGESREESLIQESASKEQYYVRKVLELQTELKQLRNVLANTQSENERLASVAQELKEINQNVEIQRGRLRDDIKEYKFREARLLQDYSELEEENISLQKQVSVLRQNQVEFEGLKHEIKRLEEETEYLNSQLEDAIRLKEISERQLEEALETLKTEREQKNSLRKELSHYMSINDSLYTSHLHVSLDGLKLGDDAEALANGFEHGGLGKVPLDNKTSTPTKDGLTPPPPSLVSDLLSELNISEIQKLKQQLMQVEREKVGLLATLQDTQKQLEQARGALSEQHAEVSRLTENLSALRRLQASKERRTALDSEKERDSHEDGDYYEVDINGPEILACKYRVAVAEAGDLREQLKALRSAHEASEAQHAEEKGRHEAESQALTEKVSLLEKASCQDRELLARLQAELKKVSDVAGETQGSLSVAQDELVTFSEELANLYHHVCMCNNETPTRVVLDYYREGPAGTGSCSPETRERRSPVLPKGPPPAEGRARDSSPSPGSSLPSPLSDPRREPMNIYNLIAIIRDQIRHLQAAVDRTTELSRQRLASQELGPAADKDREALMEEILKLKSLLSTKREQITTLRTVLKANKQTAEVALANLKSKYENEKAMVTETMMKLRNELKALKEDAATFSSLRAMFATRCDEYITQLDEMQRQLAAAEDEKKTLNSLLRMAIQQKLALTQRLELLELDHEQTRRGRAKATSKAKPGPPSVSHTCACASDRAEGAGLAAQVLCGEKYNIYCD, via the exons GCATTTGGACAGGCCCACACGAACCATAAGAAGGTGGCTGCAGATGGCGAGAGCCGAGAGGAGAGTCTGATCCAGGAGTCAGCTTCCAAGGAGCAGTACTATGTACGCAAGGTGCTAGAGCTACAGACAGAGCTGAAGCAGCTGCGCAACGTGCTTGCCAACACGCAGTCAGAGAATGAGCGTCTGGCCTCAGTGGCTCAGGAGCTGAAGGAG ATCAATCAGAACGTAGAGATACAACGTGGCCGCCTGCGGGATGACATCAAGGAGTACAAGTTCCGGGAGGCACGCCTGCTACAGGACTACTCGGAGTTGGAGGAGGAAAATATCAGCCTGCAGAAGCAGGTGTCTGTGCTGAGGCAGAATCAG GTGGAGTTTGAGGGGCTCAAGCATGAGATCAAGCGTTTGGAGGAGGAGACCGAATACCTCAACAGCCAGCTGGAGGACGCCATTCGGCTCAAGGAGATCTCGGAGCGGCAGCTGGAGGAGGCTCTGGAGACTCTGAAGACAGAGCGGGAGCAGAAGAACAGCCTGCGCAAGGAGCTGTCGCACTACATGAGCATCAATGACTCCCTCTACACCAGCCACCTGCATGTCTCCTTGGATGGCCTCAAGCTTGGTGACGACGCCGAGGCCCTGGCCAATGGCTTCGAGCATGGTGGCCTGGGCAAGGTGCCGCTGGACAACAAGACCTCCACGCCCACCAAGGACggcctcaccccaccccctcccagcctCGTTTCTGACCTGCTCAGTGAGCTCAACATCTCTGAGATCCAGAAGCTTAAGCAGCAGCTAATGCAG GTGGAGCGGGAGAAGGTGGGCTTGCTGGCAACACTGCAGGACACACAGAAGCAGCTGGAGCAGGCGCGAGGGGCCCTGTCCGAGCAGCACGCAGAGGTGAGCCGCCTCACAGAGAACCTGAGTGCTCTGCGACGCCTGCAGGCCAGCAAGGAGCGGCGGACCGCGCTGGACAGCGAGAAGGAGCGAGACAGCCACGAAGACGGTGACTACTACGAGGTGGACATCAACGGGCCTGAGATCTTGGCCTGCAAGTACCGTGTGGCCGTGGCAGAGGCGGGTGACCTCCGGGAGCAGCTGAAGGCCCTGCGCAGTGCACACGAGGCCAGTGAGGCCCAGCACGCCGAGGAGAAGGGCCGGCATGAGGCCGAGAGCCAGGCGCTCACTGAGAAGGTCTCCCTGTTGGAGAAAGCCAGTTGCCAGGACCGTGAGCTTCTGGCGCGGCTGCAGGCAGAGCTGAAGAAGGTGAGCGATGTTGCCGGCGAGACACAAGGCAGCTTGAGCGTGGCCCAGGATGAGCTGGTGACCTTCAGCGAGGAACTGGCCAATCTCTACCACCATGTATGCATGTGCAACAATGAGACACCCACGCGTGTGGTGCTAGACTACTACCGTGAGGGCCCGGCTGGCACTGGCAGCTGCAGCCCTGAGACCCGTGAGCGCCGCTCACCTGTCCTGCCCAAGGGCCCACCCCCCGCAGAGGGTAGGGCCAGGGACAGCAGCCCCTCGCCtggctcctctctgccctcacccCTGAGTGACCCACGCCGAGAGCCCATGAACATCTACAACCTGATTGCCATCATCCGCGATCAGATCAGGCACCTGCAGGCAGCCGTGGACCGCACCACAGAGCTGTCACGGCAGCGCCTGGCCTCACAGGAGCTGGGCCCAGCTGCCGACAAGGACCGGGAGGCACTCATGGAGGagatcctgaagctgaagtcGCTGCTCAGCACCAAGCGGGAGCAGATCACCACCCTGCGCACGGTGCTCAAGGCCAATAAGCAG ACGGCAGAGGTGGCCCTTGCCAACCTAAAGAGCAAGTACGAGAACGAGAAGGCGATGGTGACTGAGACCATGATGAAGCTGCGCAACGAGCTCAAGGCCCTCAAGGAGGACGCGGCCACCTTCTCCTCGCTGCGTGCTATGTTTGCTACCAG ATGTGACGAATACATCACACAGTTGGATGAGATGCAGCGGCAGCTAGCAGCTGCCGAGGATGAGAAGAAGACACTCAACTCACTGCTGCGCATGGCCATCCAGCAGAAGCTGGCACTGACCCAGCGGCTGGAGCTGCTCGAGCTGGACCACGAGCAGACCCGGAGGGGCCGCGCCAAGGCCACCTCCAAGGCCAAGCCTGGCCCCCCGAGTGTAAGTCATACCTGCGCCTGTGCTAGTGACAGGGCTGAGGGTGCTGGGCTTGCTGCCCAGGTGCTCTGTGGCGAGAAGTATAACATTTACTGCGATTAG